In Leguminivora glycinivorella isolate SPB_JAAS2020 chromosome 11, LegGlyc_1.1, whole genome shotgun sequence, a single window of DNA contains:
- the LOC125231164 gene encoding uncharacterized protein LOC125231164 has product MNVRFLVIPDITSVLPECPIDTTSFEIPGDIELADPRFDSPSEVDILLGLKVYWKLVIPEIRELGENKPVLQNTQLGWLVAGSVPSNNSTMSTSNLVCNFSQEIRDSLERFWLIDDLPSEKTYSPEEQLCEQHFVETFSRLPSGRFSVQIPLKEKPEESLGHNFNTAKKCLENLEKKFVRYPNLKQKYKEFLQEYSNLGHLTQIERPKFGIYLPHHAVIRENRETTKLRVVFNGSCKTSSGKSLNDIQRVGPVVQSDLMSLLLRFRQHKFVLVADIEKMYRQIEVDPSQRYLQLILWRDNENVPIQVFQLNTVTYGTSSAPFLSTRCLVQLAKECPDVIVSNVIKNDFYVDDLNTGADSVEELKHITHGVVTALDSACLPLRKFRTNCVDLFEGNENTTSPLDLSKESSVLGLNYSPVSDTLQFSRDQEPARECTKRSVISTTSKVFDPLGLVCPCIVTAKILLQRLWSVKLDWDQPVPDEFAKSWSKLVKDFALLSQITVPRRVLGDDYKYIELHCCVDASQNAYAACVYLRSVAHNNEVTVNLLCAKTRLAPIKPITIPRLELCGMLLGARLCDKVCKSLRCDIQHKTIWTDSTVVLGWLKAQPQDLKAFVCNRVNEIHELTQGYTFNHIPTDKNSADIASRGTDPKSLLSSSLWWTGPPFLKSEPCDWPIQNHAQIPTVDLPETKPLKIMCHAVVTDDNVVQFDKFSDFSRMKRVFAYVLRFINNCKRNNPKLSGQLDVTELDHSLQCLVKACQSECFDADIKDISQNKPISRRSKLLSLNPFIDSDGVLRVGGRLQNSEFEYNKKHPMILNAKHQLAKLIMRHEHLRLFHGGPQLLLASVRELFWPVGGRNLARSVVQKCVVCIRFRGKSVQPIMGNVPHERVSSPYPFYTCGVDMAGPFMIASKKGRGSRTSKCYLCIFVCLASKAVHLELVSDLSTEAFILALRRFVSRRGKPSAIFCDNGSNFKGANNELSKLVKSSRQSVTNFANEEGIRFMFSPAYSPNFGGIWEAGVKSAKHHLKRIAGRASLTFEELGSLFSQIEAILNSRPLTPLSSDPTDPSPLTPGHFLIGRPLTSVPSRAITTKYPNRYERIEQLRQHFWDRWRREYVAELQQRTKWKTKQQELRVGDLVILKEDQLPPLQWRLARISRLYPGVDGVNRVADVITKRGTIRRAINKMCVIPTADVVEGKNGLPTH; this is encoded by the coding sequence ATGAACGTTAGGTTTTTGGTGATCCCGGATATTACAAGTGTTTTGCCTGAGTGTCCGATAGACACAACTTCATTTGAGATACCAGGTGACATAGAGCTTGCAGACCCGAGATTTGATTCTCCTTCTGAGGTAGACATTTTGTTGGGATTAAAAGTATACTGGAAGCTGGTCATACCTGAAATTAGGGAGTTAGGTGAGAATAAACCGGTGTTGCAAAATACTCAGTTAGGATGGCTAGTGGCAGGATCGGTACCCAGTAATAATTCAACAATGTCAACGTCCAACTTGGTTTGCAACTTTAGTCAGGAAATTCGCGATTCACTTGAAAGATTTTGGTTAATTGACGATTTACCTTCTGAAAAAACTTACTCTCCAGAGGAGCAGCTCTGTGAGCAGCATTTCGTAGAAACTTTTTCTCGATTGCCCAGTGGCAGGTTTTCTGTTCAAATTCCTCTAAAGGAAAAGCCTGAGGAGTCATTAGGGCATAATTTCAACACGGCAAAAAAGTGTTTAGAGAATTTAGAGAAGAAATTCGTTAGGTATCCTAACCTAAAGCAAAAATATAAGGAGTTTTTGCAAGAGTATAGCAACTTAGGACATTTAACGCAAATTGAGCGTCCCAAATTTGGCATATATCTGCCGCATCATGCTGTAATTCGTGAAAATCGCGAAACTACCAAATTAAGAGTCGTGTTCAATGGATCTTGCAAAACGTCATCTGGAAAGTCACTGAATGACATTCAGCGGGTAGGACCTGTCGTACAGAGTGATTTGATGTCTCTGCTATTGCGTTTTAGACAGCACAAGTTTGTTCTAGTAGCCGATATAGAGAAAATGTATCGTCAAATTGAAGTAGATCCATCTCAGCGTTATTTGCAGCTGATTTTATGGCGGGATAATGAAAATGTACCCATACAAGTTTTTCAACTTAACACAGTAACATATGGGACTTCTTCAGCCCCATTTTTAAGTACGCGTTGTCTTGTACAGTTGGCAAAAGAGTGCCCAGACGTGATTGTAtcaaatgtgataaaaaatgacTTCTATGTAGACGATCTAAATACAGGGGCCGATTCTGTAGAAGAATTGAAGCATATTACTCACGGTGTAGTAACAGCTTTAGATTCTGCCTGTTTGCCGTTGCGAAAATTCCGTACGAATTGCGTGGATTTATTCGAAGGCAACGAAAACACGACATCGCCTCTTGATTTATCTAAAGAGTCTAGTGTTCTGGGTCTTAACTATTCGCCAGTGTCAGACACATTGCAATTTTCAAGGGACCAAGAGCCTGCACGGGAATGCACAAAAAGGTCAGTCATTTCCACTACAAGCAAGGTCTTTGATCCGCTGGGACTAGTGTGTCCATGCATTGTAACTGCTAAGATTCTGCTTCAGCGCCTATGGAGTGTCAAACTTGATTGGGATCAGCCTGTTCCTGACGAGTTTGCAAAGAGTTGGTCTAAGCTGGTGAAAGATTTTGCACTTCTGTCACAAATAACGGTACCTAGGCGTGTGTTAGGTGATGATTATAAATATATCGAATTGCATTGCTGTGTTGATGCTTCTCAAAACGCGTACGCCGCTTGTGTCTATTTGCGTTCAGTGGCTCATAATAATGAAGTCACCGTTAATTTATTATGTGCAAAAACCCGTTTAGCCCCAATAAAACCGATCACAATTCCTCGGCTGGAGTTATGTGGAATGCTCTTAGGAGCGAGGCTGTGTGATAAGGTTTGTAAGTCACTACGTTGTGACATACAACATAAAACCATTTGGACCGATAGTACTGTCGTGTTAGGATGGCTTAAAGCTCAGCCTCAAGATTTAAAGGCTTTCGTGTGTAACCGCGTAAATGAAATACACGAGTTAACGCAGGGTTATACTTTTAATCATATACCTACTGACAAGAACTCTGCAGATATCGCGTCTAGAGGTACGGACCCCAAATCCTTACTTTCTTCTTCACTTTGGTGGACCGGGCCACCATTTCTCAAGTCTGAGCCTTGTGACTGGCCTATTCAAAATCATGCACAAATACCTACTGTTGATTTGCCTGAAACAAAACCTTTAAAAATAATGTGCCACGCAGTAGTCACAGATGATAATGTCGTGCAGTTTGACAAGTTTTCTGACTTTAGCAGAATGAAGCGAGTTTTCGCCTATGTCTTACGCTTCATTAATAATTGTAAGAGAAACAATCCCAAGTTATCGGGACAACTAGATGTTACTGAGTTAGATCATTCGTTGCAATGTCTTGTAAAGGCCTGTCAGTCTGAATGCTTTGATGCTGACATTAAAGATATTTCACAAAATAAGCCTATTAGTCGTAGGTCAAAATTATTGTCATTAAACCCGTTCATTGACTCTGATGGAGTCCTTCGAGTAGGAGGTCGTCTTCAAAACTCAGAATTCGAATACAATAAAAAACATCCTATGATATTAAATGCTAAACATCAGCTGGCTAAACTTATAATGAGGCACGAGCACTTGCGTTTGTTTCATGGCGGTCCACAACTTCTTTTAGCTTCAGTCAGGGAGTTATTTTGGCCTGTAGGAGGCAGGAACTTGGCACGTAGTGTAGTGCAAAAGTGCGTAGTCTGCATTCGGTTTAGAGGGAAGTCGGTGCAGCCAATCATGGGTAATGTGCCCCATGAACGGGTAAGCTCCCCATACCCTTTTTATACATGTGGTGTCGATATGGCAGGTCCGTTTATGATTGCTAGCAAGAAAGGTAGAGGAAGTCGCACTTCCAAATGTTACTTATGTATATTTGTGTGCCTAGCGTCCAAAGCGGTGCACCTTGAACTGGTAAGCGACCTTAGTACAGAAGCGTTCATTCTGGCCCTGCGACGATTTGTATCTCGCAGAGGCAAACCATCTGCTATCTTTTGTGACAATGGGTCAAATTTTAAAGGTGCTAACAATGAACTAAGCAAGTTAGTTAAGTCCAGTCGCCAGTCAGTAACTAACTTTGCAAATGAGGAAGGGATTAGGTTCATGTTTAGTCCTGCTTATTCCCCAAATTTCGGTGGGATTTGGGAGGCTGGAGTTAAATCAGCCAAGCATCACCTTAAACGTATTGCTGGTAGGGCTTCCCTGACATTTGAGGAGCTAGGATCGTTGTTCTCACAGATTGAAGCAATTTTAAATTCACGACCTTTAACCCCACTCTCGTCGGATCCTACTGACCCATCCCCTCTCACTCCTGGGCACTTTCTAATCGGACGGCCTCTCACTTCGGTGCCGTCCCGAGCCATCACTACTAAGTACCCCAACAGATATGAACGCATCGAGCAACTGAGGCAGCACTTTTGGGACCGATGGCGGCGAGAGTACGTGGCAGAGCTTCAGCAACGCACAAAATGGAAGACCAAGCAGCAGGAGCTTCGAGTCGGGGACCTCGTCATACTAAAAGAAGATCAGCTACCTCCACTTCAATGGCGACTGGCGCGGATAAGTCGTCTGTATCCTGGCGTAGACGGAGTCAACCGCGTCGCTGATGTCATCACAAAACGTGGCACAATAAGAAGAGCCATCAACAAAATGTGTGTTATCCCAACTGCAGACGTTGTCGAAGGGAAGAATGGTTTACCTACCCATTAA